Below is a window of Microbacterium saperdae DNA.
CTCGCGCACGACGTTGGCCCGCGTGAGCCCCGCCAGCGGCTTCTGCACCACATCACCTCCGCGCTGTCGCCACTGGTGCGGGCGATATGGCACTCATGCTCGCACCGGGTCTGCAGCGGAGCCGGGTCTTCTCACCCCAAGCGGGTGAGTACGAGGATGAGGCGGACCGGGACGAATGCCGGTCAGCGGGGCTCGCCCGCTCCGGGTGAGGTGGTCGCGCTGCGCTCGAGAGGCGCTGTCAGGATCGCGGTACGCAATACTTCAACGAAAGGAGTCGATCGTGTCGATATGGGACAGCTTCTGGTCCATCATCTGGTGGTTCTTCTGGGCGTTCGTGTTCATCTCGTACCTCATGGTGCTCTTCAACATCGTCGCGGATCTGTTCCGCGACCACGCCCTCAACGGCTGGCTGAAAGCGATCTGGATCATCTTCCTGGTCTTCGTACCGTTCCTGACGGCCCTCGTCTACCTGATCGCCCGCGGTCGGGGAATGGGTGAGAGGAGCGCCGCCGCGTATCGCGACCAGCAGCACGCGGCGGATTCCTACATCCGCAGCGTCGCATCGAGCAGTCCGAGCGATGAGATCGACAAGGCGTCGAAGCTCCTGGCAGCCGGGACGATCACGAACGAGGAGTTCGCGTCGATCAAGTCCCGGGCTCTGAGCTGACACGCTGTTGAGGTGGTCGATGTGACGCTGCGCGCGCTCGGCGATGTCGAGTTCTTCGTCGTACGGTTGGACACCGACCACCTCAGCCCGCATGCGCTGGAGGCGCTGCTGCGGCAGGTGGAAGCCGGGGCCGTGCGCATCCTCGACCTCCTCCTCATCCGCCGACCGGCGCTTCAGGAGTTCAGTCTCAGTGAGGTGGACGCCGACGAGTTCGCGCTCGCCGGGCTCGGCCTCCAGACGCCGGGGATCGTGTGCGAGGATGACGTCCGCCACTTCGCCGCGGCGCTGCCCGTCGGCTCTTCCGCCATGCTCGTCCTGGTGGAGCCCACCTGGGCTGAGCAGTTCTCCGCGGATCTGACCTTCCACGGTGAGGCGATCATGGCGACCCAGCTCATCCCGGCGGCCATCGCGAACGCCGTCCTCGACGCGACGATCACGACGTCCTGACCCACGCGTCAGCCGGCGGTCGCCACGTCTCACACGGTCGTCTGCACCGCATCCCGTCGTGACGAGACTCCGAGCTTGCGGTAGATCGACCGCTGGTGCGTCTTCACGGTGTTGATCGACAGTTGGAGCACCTTCGCGATCTCGGGCAGGGTCCGGGCGGTCTGCAACTGCTGATACACGTCGTGTTCCCGCTCCGACAGCGAATCGACGAGCGAGCCGGAAACCTCTACCGCGAGACAGCTCCCGATGAAGTCCTCGAACTGCGTCCCGAAATGCACGTGCTCGTGCAGAAGCTTGCGCACCGCGATCTCTCGCGGACCGAACGGCAGGCGGATGTTCTCCGCCGAGGCGACCGCGAGCACGGTCTCGCAGAGTTCATGCGCCGCCTCGTGGTGACCGGCGTGACGACGGAGCACGGCCGCGGTCGTCATCGTCGCCACCTTCACGTAGGACACGTCGGCGAATGTGCGCAGCCCGCGGAGCATCTCGAGCGCGGTCGCATACTCCCCCGCGCGTCGGAAGACTCCGGCGAGCGCCACGCAGACGATCGGGAGGTCCTGGCACTGCACGTTCCTCTTCGCCAGCTGCAGCGCCCGGTCCGACCGTCCGACCGCTTCTTCGAGAAGGCTGATCGCCGACTCGCGGAACGTCGGCCATGAGATCCCGTGCTCGACCTCGAGCGGGATCTCCTGCACCCCGATGGCGGCACGACGGCAGGCGGCGACGTCCCCCGTCTCTGCGGCCGCGTAGGCGATCATCATGCGGGCGATGCTCGTGAAGGATCTGTCTGCCCGTCCGTTCAGGAGCACGGTGCCGAAGATGCTGATCGCATCATCCACTTCGCCGGACCAGTACGCGACGTACCCCGCGGCCGCCGCGGCGCTTCCTCCGGCGTACGTGCTCCATGGCAGACGCACGTCGTCGGCGTCATCCACCTCGGCGAGCGACACCCGCGCCGCACGGAGCTGGCCGGCCCAAGTCTGCCCGAACGCGAGATGTCCGAACGCGCGCTTCGAGAGTTCTTCGTCGCCGGAGCTCTGGGCCTCCCGCGCAGCGGCGGCGAAGTACTCCACAGGGATCGTCGGGTCGCCGCGATAGCGGATCTCGGTCCAGCCCATCAGGTAGTTGATCGCGGCGCGATCGCTCAGTGCCGTCGAATCCGCGTGCAGCAGCATCCTGCGCACATCGGCGCTGGCTTCGGCCAGTTGATCGCGTTCGTCCGCGATGAACAGACGAGCGAGCTGCAGGACCGCAGGAGCGCGCGTGGGATCGACCTGGTCGATCAGGCCGCGGGCGCGGTGGAAGAGTTGCCTTGCGACGTGGTGATCGCCGAGCACGTCGCTCGCACCGGCCCTGACCAGCAGCACCTCGGCATCGTCGGGATGGCGTCGCAGCATGTCGGTCGCCGTGCGCTCGACCTCGGCGGCCGATGAGCCGACGACGAGGCCCACCCAGTGGTTCAGGAGCGTGAATCGCGCGCGGCCGTAGTCCCCGGCACTGAGCGAGTGCGTGATCGCCGCGATGGGGTCGGAGTCCTCCAGATGAGCGGCCGCCCGACGATGGCATGCGGCGGCGCGTTGGGGATCAGAGCGGAGGATGTCCGAGCACTGACGGGCGAACGCCGCGTGCCAGCGATACACCGGGCAGTGCGGGCCTTCGAACTTGTCGAGGAACAGCCCGAGCATGACGCAGGTGTCGAGCAGTTCGGGTGCGTGCGGATCCCCGGTCACGGCAGTCGCCAGGTCACCGGTGATCTCCAGGCAGACGCTCGCATCCAAGACGAACCGCGCGATGTCGGCGGGGAGCGCATCCAGGACATGCTCGCGCACGTAGTCCCCCAGGAACGCGGAGGCGATCGCCGCATCCGAGTCGGGTCGTCTCCCCCCGATCATCATCAATCGCACGGCGATCGGCCACCCCCGCGTCTCCTCCAGGATGGAGTCGGCCGCGAGACCGTGAGCCTCCCCCTCTTGGAGCTGTCCCACCTCGGGAGCGGTGAAGCTGAGCACATCCGCGCCCACGAAAGAACCCGGGCTCATGAGTCGCTGGCGCGACGATGTCACCTCGAGCAGAGTGGTGCCGACCAGCACGATCCGCAGCTGGTCGGGCGCCTGCTCCGCGAGCATGCCCAGCAGACCGCGCCGCCAGTCCTCACCGGCACGATGGGCGTCGTCGACGACGAGGTGAATGGTGCTCTTCACGTCGCCGAAGACGCGGCAGATCTCCTGATAGGCATGAGCGGGGTCGTCCAGGTCGCGCGGGAACGGCGGCATGCGCCCCGCTCGATCGGCGGAGACGTTCAGCGCGTCGATGACTCCCTGCGCGAGACGCGAGGGGTCGGAGTCGTACGAGTTCAGTGCGAGCCAGGCGACCTCGTCCTCGTCCGACGCCCATTCCGCCACGGCCAGGGTCTTCCCGAAACCGCTCGGCGCGCTGATCACCGTCACCGGGTTGAGCTCGACGGCTCGCGTGATCGCTGACGTGACCCGCGTCCGGCGGATCACATCAGGTCGCCTCGATGGCGCCCGGAACCGCACTTCAGGTCCCGGTCTGGTCAAGCGTCTGGGGCGCGCCATGCGCTCAAGATACTGATATATCGATCGATTCTCAATGGCACTCCGCGCGGCCCGATCCGCCCTGCTCGGCGGGCGCGAGCATCACCGTGAGGTCGTCACCGCGATGTCGCGCGTGAGCGCGTCAGCGGTGCGGATGAACAGGATGATCCAGGTGAAGACCAGCGTTCCGGCGACGAGTTCGACGGCAGTGAGCGTGTAGTAGCCGACCGCGAAGAGCACCGACAGCACCAGGATCGCGAGGATGAAGACGTAGCCCAGGAGCAGGAACGTACGAGACACCCCGGGGACCCACGAGCGCAGCGCGATCACCAGCACCGCGAAGGTCACCACCATCCCCGATGCCACGCCCGTATGCAGCGCGAAGTACTGATCCACGGGGAAGACGCCGACCAGTCCGAGGAAGATCCCGACGACCACGAGGCAGGTGCGCACACCGGTGACGCCGCGCGGATTCGGCGTCGGTATCCCCTGCGTCGCGGTGCGCGCGAGTGTCGTCACGAGGATCCCCGCCACGATCAGCGTGAGATTGAACGTGCGCGCAGAGAGGTCGTCTGTCATCCCCAGTGCGCTCAGGTTGTCCTTCCACCACAGCGGGTCGCTCGCGGTGAGCATGCTCGCCACCACACCGAACACGAGGAAGACGGCCAGGATGACGGCCAACAGCTGCAGATCCATGTGCGTCGCGGAGAAGTACACGACGTAGGCGGTGACTCCGGCAGCGGCCGCGGACAGCAGCAGGACCGGAACAGGGAAGACGACCGCACCGGTGAAGCCCTGCTCCAGGATCGTCGCCACCAGCGTCCATCCCAGCAGCGCGATCACCGCGTGCGCGAAGGCCACCGCCCCTGTGTCGATGACCTCGAGCACCGAGGTGCGCCTCGAACGACTCCGGTCGGCGACGACGATACGGCCGAGCACGAAGACGACGATCGCGGTGGCGGCGGAGGCGATCGCCGCGAACTGCCCGACCGACCCGGCGCCCGCGATGGGCGCCGAACCCAGCCCGAAGGCGGGCAGCGCGACGAGACCGACCACGACGAACGCGGTGATGGAGATCTGCAGTCCGATCGCCTCTCGCGCGCGCTCCCGAGGGCCGCCCGCCGAGCGTGCGACATCGAGGAGGTCAGGACTCATCGGGTTCTTCATTCCCTCAGTGTCGAGCCTCACTCGCGGATCCGCTATCCCGATTCATCCCCTCCGGGCGATGTCGGACGCACGATCAGAGCTTGATGGGAAACGTCAGCAGGGTGACGATTCCGACGATCGCCATCACACCGCTCAGCGCGAGGAAGATGCGTCGCCCCCACTCGCGAGTCTGGTGCTGCGAGATCGCTGCGAAGAAGAGCACGAGTGCGAACAGCACGGTCAGCAGCGAATAGTCGTCACCGCGCTGGTTGTTGGCGAGAGCCTCATCGAACTGCGCATCCGCCCTTGCACTCGACTTCTCAGCCTCGACCGTTCCCGGCGGCACGTAGTCCGGCATCGCGAACGGTCCCCTGGCGCTGCGCCCCTCCGTGTTCCAGGCATCGAACGCGACGGCGAACTCATCCGTGAAGCGTTCCTCTATGAATCGGACGAGCTCATCATTCCCCTCCTCATCGGCGAGGACCCATTGCGTGTAGATCGTCAGGTCGTACTGGCGCGCCGCCTGAGCCGTGGCCTCCGCCGACGCCGCCTGCACGCGGGCGCTCGACGCCCGGCTGAAGGCGATCGACATCTCGCCGCCCCACTTCGATGCCTCGAATCCGCACCAGGCGGTGAGCACGGCGGTGATCGAGAGCACGACGACCGTCACGACTTCGAGCACACGAGTCCTGCGTTCAATGGGTTGCTCGAGTGGTTCGCTCATCCGCCCATTCTCAGAGGACGAGGTTTCGGCCCGCCCCCGCACCTCACCCGCATGGGATGACCCGCACTTTCGAATGCGCAGATCAGAGGGCACGCTCGTCACGAGAACCATCGAGATCGACGGGAGTCAGACATGGAACGCGTGCCAACTCGAACACCTCGGCGCAGAGGTCCGGCGTCCGTGCCCCCGCGGCGCGCGGATCACGGAGGTCTGTGATGCCCGGAGGCAAGCCCAACATCCTGGTCATCTGGGGAGATGACATCGGCATCTCGAATCTCAGCTGCTACAGCGACGGCCTGATGGGGTACCGGACGCCGAACATCGATCGCATCGCCGAGGAGGGCATGCGCTTCACCGACTCCTACGGCGAGCAGAGCTGCACCGCCGGTCGCGCGTCGTTCATCACGGGTCAGAGCGTGTTCCGCACCGGCCTGAGCAAGGTCGGCATGGCGGGCGCCGACATCGGACTCCGCGCCGAGGACGTGACGATCGCCGAGGTCCTCAAGCCCCACGGGTACGCGACGGGCCAGTTCGGTAAGAACCACCTCGGTGACAAGAACGAATTCCTGCCCACCGTGCACGGTTTCGACGAGTTCTTCGGCAACCTGTACCACCTGAACGCCGAAGAGGAGCCGGAGGCGGCGAACTGGCCCTCTCCCGAGGAGTTCCCCGGCTTCAACGACCGCGCTCGACCACGCGGGGTGCTGCACAGCTGGGCGACGGATGAATACGACGACACGGTCGACGGCCGCTACGGCCCCCGGGGCAAGCAGCGCATCGAGGACACGGGGCCGCTCACGCGCAAGCGGATGGAGACGATCGACGAGGTGTTCGCCGAGGCTGCGCAGGACTTCATCGGCCGCGCGGTGGAGAGCGAGACACCGTTCTTCGCATGGGTGAACACGACGCACATGCACTTCCGCACGCACCCCAAGCCCGAGAGCATCGGCCAGGCCGGGCGCTGGCAGTCGGAGTATCACGACACGATGATCGATCACGACAGGGTCGTCGGGAGCCTGCTCGACCAGCTCGACGAACTCGGCATCGCTGACGACACGATCGTGATCTACTCCACCGACAACGGCCCGCACATGAACACGTGGCCCGATGGCGGCATGACCCCCTTCCGCAGCGAGAAGAACACGAACTGGGAGGGCGCATTCCGCATTCCCGAGCTCATCCGCTGGCCCGGCCACATCGAGGCGGGGAGCATCTCGAATGAGATCGTCCAGCACCACGACTGGCTGCCGACCTTCCTCGCCGCGGTCGGAGACACGACGACGGTCGACGAGCTGAAGAAGGGCAAGCAGATCGGGGACACCACGTACAAGGTGCACATCGACGGCTACAACCTTCTGCCGTACCTGACCGGAGCGGTGGACAAGAGCCCGCGCAAGGGGCTCATCTACTTCTCGGACGACGGCGACGTACTCGCACTGCGCTTCGACAACTGGAAGGTCGTCTTCATGGAGCAGCGGGTGCAGGGCACACTGCAGGTGTGGATGGAGCCGTTCGTCGCCCTGCGTGTGCCGAAGCTGTTCAATCTGCGCACGGATCCTTACGAACGGGCGGATCAGACCTCGAACACCTACTTCGACTGGCTGTTCGAGAACGACTTCCTGATCCTCGCCGCGACCAGCCTGGTATCGCAGTTCCTGGACACTTTCGAGGAGTTCCCTCCGCGGCAGAAGGCGGCCACGTTCAGCATCGATCAGGCCGTCGCGAAGCTCGAGGCCTTCCTCGCAGGAGGCGATTGAGCTGGCTACGGGCGTCTCGAACCTCTCCGCCGTCGATCGCCTCGTGCGGCTCGACGGCGGGGAGTTCGGCATGGGCTCTGATCAGCACTACCCGGAAGAGGCACCGGCGCACCGGGTACGGGTCGATGGGTTCCGGCTCGGTGCGGCTGCCGTCACCAATCGCGAGTATGCGGCGTTCGTGCGGGCATCCGGCTACCGCACGGTCGCGGAGCGCCCTCTCGATCCCGCTGACTTCCCCGATGCCCCCGCCGAGAACCTGCTGCCTGGGTCGATGGTGTTCACGGGTACCCCCGGCCCCGTCGACCTCCGTCATCTGAGCCAGTGGTGGGCATGGACGCCGGGCGCGAACTGGCGCCGTCCCTTCGGGGCGGGCTCGACCATCGGAGACGCCGCCGAGCATCCGGTCGTGCACATCGCCCATGAGGATGCGGTCGCATACGCCGAGTGGGCGGATGCGCGCCTGCCGACCGAGGCGGAGTGGGAGTTCGCGGCACGCGGTGGACTCGACGGTGCGCGGTTCACGTGGGGCGACGAGCCCGAGAGCGGAGACGATCGGCGCGCGAACTACTGGCACGGAGATTTCCCCTGGCGCGCGGAGCGGGGCTATGGATCAACGGCGCCGGTCGGCTCCTTCCCCCCGAACGCCTACGGACTCTTCGACATGGCCGGCAACGTCTGGGAGTGGACATCGGACTGGTATCAGGACTACGGCGACGCGGGGGGATGCTGTGCCCCGTCGAATCCCCGAGGCGGAACCCGGGAGGGGAGCCTGGAGCCGTCCGGACGTTTCCCGGTGCCGCGGAAGACCGTGAAGGGCGGGTCTTTCCTGTGCGCCGACAGCTACTGCCGCCGCTACCGACCGGCTGCACGTCGCGGGCAGATGATCGATACCGGTATGAGCCACATCGGATTCCGGATCGCGCGCAGCATATGACAACCGCAGCAAGAAGAGGAGATGTCGGGATGAGTGAGCACTTGCAGTCATGGCGTGAGGGCGCCGCCCGCACGGCGATCGTCGGCTTCGTGGAATCGGTCACCACCGGTCACGACGCCGTGCCGAGCGAGCAACGCATCGCGGTGTTCGACAACGACGGCACGCTGTGGACGGAGAAGCCGATGCCCACGCAGCTGCACTACATCGTCGAACAGTGGGCGGCGGCCGCGCGTGCGGATCCGGCCCTGGCCGCGCAGCAGCCGTACAAGGCAGCAGTGGACCGCGACTTCGCCTGGCTGGGAGGAGCGATCGACAAGCACTACGCCGGTGATGACTCCGACCTCCACACCCTCATCGGCGCGCTCGTGCGCACGACCGTGAACCTCAGCGTCGACGACTACCAGGCAGCCGTCGAGGCGTTCTACCGGGACGCGAGGCATCTGACGCTCGCACGGGCCTATCCCACAGTCGTCTACCAGCCGATGGTGGAGCTGCTCCGCTATCTCGAGGCGAACGGCTTCACCTGCTACATCGTGTCGGGCGGCGATCGAGACTTCATGCGACCGATGACGGTCGACGCCTACGGCATCCCCCCGGAGCGCGTGATCGGCTCAGCAGTCGGACTTCACTACGACACCACGACGAACGACGTGCGCTATGGCGAGCACTTCGACTTCTTCGACGACGGTCCCGAGAAGCCGCTCCGGATCTGGACGAGGATCGGACGGCGTCCGCTCCTGGCGGCAGGCAATTCCAACGGCGACATCCCGATGCTCCGTTACGTGCAGAAGCACCCGCGGTCGCTCAGTCTCGTCGTGCACCACGACGACGACACCGGCCGCGGCGACGCCCCCTACGACAAAGGCGCGGAGACGGTGCTGGGCGAGGCCGGGACGTCAGGATTCACGCGGGTGAGCGTGAAGGACGATTGGGCATCGGTCTTCGCGCCGTGACCCGCTCCCCCTCACCGCGCGTCTTCACCCGCCGTCTCGGCCTCTTCGTCCTCCCCGCTCGCCTCATCGTCTGACGCGCGCGCCCGTCCGGCGGTCGCGCCGAGAGAGATCGTCGAGAGCAGGCCCAGCGCCAGGAAGCCCGCGGCCGTCCAGGCGGCGTAGCGGGTGCCGTCCGAGAAGGCGGCCTTCGCATCGGCGGCGATATCGGCCGTGTCCGGTTTGGCTTCCAGCCCCGAGATCGCCGCTCCGGCGCTGTCGACCACAGCGGAGACGACCTGATCTCGCTGAGCGGCGGGAAGTCCGCGCTCGTCGAGCGAGGAGGACAGGATCCCAGCGGTACTCGTGAAGAGCACCGTGCCGAGGATGGCGACACCGAGCGCTGCTCCGAGCTGGCGCGAAGTCGACTGGGTGCCGGATGCGGCGCCGCTGTCGGCGACGGGGACGTCGGCCAGCACGACGCCGGTGAGCTGCGCGGTGGCGAGCCCCACGCCGAGGCCGTAGATGAACAGGAACGGGATGATCGGAACCCACGACGCTTCGGGCGCGATCAGGAAGCCGATCCCGGCGACACCGATGATCTCGGCGATGAGGCCGGCGCGGACGATCCACACCGGCGCGATCCTGCCGCTGGTCGCGCCGGCGGCGCCGCTGGCGACGAAGGATCCCCCGGCGAGGGCGAGCAGCAGCAGTCCGGTCTGCAGGGCGTCGAAGCCGAGCACGAACTGGAGCCAGAGGGGCAGCGCGAGGATGATGCCGAACTCCCCCAGCGCGACGACGCCGGCCGCGATGTTGCCGTTGCGGAACGAGCGGATCGAGAAGAGCCGCAGCGCGAGCAATGTCGACTTCCCCCGGCGTTGGCGCCCCACGCCCCAGGCGATGAAGGCGATGAGCCCGGCGATCGCCAGGGCGAAGGCGATGGGGATGGGCGACAGATCCCACGGCCAAGTCCAGTCGCCGATCTGCGGTCGCTGGTCGACGAGCCACCATCCGTAGGTGCGTCCCTCGATGAGCCCGAACACCAGGCTTCCCATGGTCACGATCGAGAGCAGCGCACCGACTCCATCGATTCTGTCGGTGCGGTCGCTGCGGGACTCGGCGACGGTCAGGAGCACGCCGATCACGACGAGGATGCCGAGTGGGATGTTGATGCCGAATGCCCACCGCCACGAGAAGTCGGTGGTCAGCCACCCGCCGAGCAGCGGGCCCACCGCGGCCATGCCGCCGATCGTCGATCCCCAGACGGCGAAGGCGATCCCTCGCTCCCGTCCACGGAACGTCGCGTTGATGATCGAGAGGGTGGTCGGGAGGATCATCGCTCCGCCGACGCCCTGCAGCAGGCGAGCGAGGATGAGCAGGCCTCCGTCCGCCGCGAGGGCGGCGAGCACCGACGCCGCCGCGAAGACGATGACGCCCGTGACCATCACTCGACGACGCCCGAACCGGTCGGCGAGGCTGCCGAAGACCAGCAGCAGCGCGGCGAACACGAGCGTGTACGCCTCTTGAACCCATTGCACCTCGGTCGACGTGATGCCCAGGTCATCCACGATGGCGGGTATCGCGACGTTGACGATGGTCGAGTCGACGATGATCAGGGAGACCGCGATGCTGATGAAGACCAGCCCCACCCACCGCAACCGAAGATAGCGATCCATGTTCGCTAGCTTAGCTAGGTAATAGCTTGGTTGCCATACCTGGGCGGTCCTGACGCGACACTCCCCCGGTAGGCGCCCCTTGTACAGTGAGCGCGTGGACTCCGTGACCGAAACGCTCTCGCCGAGACGCCCCGTGGTCGTCACCATCGTCGTGATCCTGGTGGTGCTGAGCGGTGTGTCGAACGCCCTTCTCGGCATCGTCGTGCTCCTGAGCCGCTACCGGGTCCCCGACGCGGAGGTGCTCTCCGTCTCGCTCATCGGCGCCGCCGTGATCCTGTTCGGCCTGCTCACGATCGCCGTCGCCGCCGCGGTCGGCCGAGGCAGCCGGCTGGCCCGACTGCTCCTCACGATCTATCTCGCGATCCAGCTCGTGCTGCACGCCGTGACGGCCGCCACGACCGACTGGGATTGGGCGGTCTTCGCGCAGGCCGTGGTCGAAGTCCTCCTGCTGGCGGCACTGTGGGCGTCGCCGGGCTCACGCCACTTCGCGGAGCGCTGAGCGCGCGAGCACGCGCCGATGCACCAGCCGGACGATCTCGATCGCCAGGATGGTGAGCACGGTGACGAGCGCGATCAGATACGCGGCTTCCTCACCCGGATCGGTCAACTGGAAGAACTCGGTTGACAGCGGAACGGTGAATATGGTCGCCAGTGCGACGAACATCGCGCCCACCACCAGGACCTTGTAGCGGTTGAGCGGGCGCGCGAGCACCGCGAGCACCCAGATCCCGACGATCGCGAGGATGATCGTGGACCCCGTCCGCAGTTGCGGTTCGCTCACGCCGAGAGCCATCGCGGCACGCGTGTAGACCGTCAGCGCGATCGCGATCAGCAGTCCGGCAGGAATCGCGAAGGTCAGTGAGCGGCGGAGGAACCCCGGCACATAGCGCTGCGTGTTGGGCATCAGAGCGAGGAAGAACGCAGGGATGCCGATCGTGAGTCCATCGGTGATCGACAGCTGTCTGGGCAGGAACGGGAACTCCAGCACCATGATCCCGAAGAGCACGGCGAGCGTCGTGGCGTAGATCGTCTTGGTGAGGAACAGCATCGACACGCGCTCGATGTTCGCGATGACCTGGCGGCCCTCCGCGACCACGTCCGGGAGGTGCGAGAACTGGCCGTCCAGCAGCACCAGGCGTGCGACGGCCTTCGTCGCGGGAGAGCCGGAGTTCATCGCGATGCCGATGTCGGCCGTCTTGATCGCGAGCGCGTCGTTCACACCGTCACCGGTCATCGCGACGGTGTGCCCCCTGGCCTGCAGCGCGACCACCATCCTCTTCTTCTGCTCCGGCGTCACCCGGCCGAAGACCGTGTGCGCCTCCAGGACGTCGCTCAGCGCCGCGTCATCGTCGGGGAGCTCTCGCGCGTCATACCCGTCACTGACGTCGAGGCCCACCTGACGCGCGATCGCGGCGACCGTGCGCGGATTGTCCCCGGAGATCACCCGCACCCCCACGCCTTGATCACGGAAGTACGAGAGCGTCTGCGCCGCGTCGGGGCGCACCTTCTCGCTGAAGGTGATCACGGCCACCGGCGCCAGCCCCGTCGGCAGGGATTCCGCCGTCTGTGCATCCGTGGGATAGGAGGCAGTGCTGACGGCGAGGACGAGCGTGCGGAGCCCGGCCGCCGCGAGACGGGTGACCGCTTCGCCGACCGCGGTGCCGGCATCCGTCGCGACGTCGCCCAGCACCATCTCCGGCGCACCGAGCACCCAGATCTCGTCCGGTCGGTCCGCGAGGGCGAGCGCGCTCCATTTCCGCGCCGACGAGAACGAGATGTAGACGGACGCTTCACGCGGTGCCGATGCAGGGTACGGAGCGCGCAGGCACCGGGCCGTCGCATTCGCGTCGGGCGCGGCACCGAACCACGACAGCGCGTCTTCCCACCCCGCGGTATCGGCGTCGAGGCGTTCCAGGTCGCGGTAGGCGAGCTCCCCCTCGGTGAGGGTTCCGGTCTTGTCGAGGCAGATGATGTCGACGCGCGCGAGCCCTTCCACGGCCGGCAGCTCGTTCACGAGCACCTGCCGCGCCGCGAGGCGCGCCGCTCCGACCGCGAACGCGATCGAGGTCATCAGCACGAGTCCGAGCGGGATCATGGCCGTCAACGCGGAGATCGTGTTGACGATCGCCTGCGTCCAGGTGCCGCTCTGCACCGCGGAGACCCATCCGCCCGCCACCATCATCTGCGCGTTGAGGACCAGGAGTCCGATCGGCCCGATCCCCCATCCGACCCACTTCAGCACGCGATCGACCGATGTGCGCAACTCGGATGCCACGAGCGAGAACCGCTTCGCCTCCGCCGCGAACTTGTTGACGTAGGAGTCCGCCCCGACCCTGACCGCACGGGCGACACCCTCGCCCGCGACGACGATCGAGCCGGAGAGCGCCTCATCGCCGTCCTTCTTGTCGACGGCATCCGACTCGCCCGTGAGCATCGATTCGTCGATCTGCAGAGCGCGATGCTCCAGGACGACCGCGTCGGCGGTGACCTGGTCGCCGGCCCGCAGGATCAGGATGTCGCCGCGCACGACCTCGGCCGGCGCGATCTCGTGTTCCTGTCCTTCTCGCCGCACCCGTGCGCGGGGAGCGTTCAACAGCGCGAGGCGGTCGAGAGACGCCTTGGCGCGGAACTCCTGCCAGCATCCGATGATCGCGTTGCCGAACGCGGCGAGCCCGAACAGCGCATCCTGCCAGCGCCCGAGGAGCAGGAGCACCAGGAAGCACGCACCGACGATCCCGTTGAACAGCGTGAAGACGTTCGCACGCACGATGTTCCAGGCGCTTCTGCTGGAGTCGCCCGTGAAGGCGTTCGTCTCCCCCGCCGCGGTCAGCCGCGCGACCTGCGCGGACGAGAGTCCGACGCGGGGGTCGGCGTCGGTCGCGTTGTCATCCGTCGCCGATGCCGTGGCCTCCATGCGCTCACTGTAGCGACGCCGCGCACCGGCACACCAGCCGAGGAGGCCTCTCGCCATTCATTTATGTTGTGCACAATCTAATCGCGTGCAATACTTATGATATGGCCGTGACCGATGAGATGGTGTGCTTCTCGCTCTACTCCGCTGCGCGCGCCACGACCCAGGCGTATCGCGCCCTGCTCGCCCCATGGGGGCTGACATACCCGC
It encodes the following:
- a CDS encoding formylglycine-generating enzyme family protein, whose product is MELATGVSNLSAVDRLVRLDGGEFGMGSDQHYPEEAPAHRVRVDGFRLGAAAVTNREYAAFVRASGYRTVAERPLDPADFPDAPAENLLPGSMVFTGTPGPVDLRHLSQWWAWTPGANWRRPFGAGSTIGDAAEHPVVHIAHEDAVAYAEWADARLPTEAEWEFAARGGLDGARFTWGDEPESGDDRRANYWHGDFPWRAERGYGSTAPVGSFPPNAYGLFDMAGNVWEWTSDWYQDYGDAGGCCAPSNPRGGTREGSLEPSGRFPVPRKTVKGGSFLCADSYCRRYRPAARRGQMIDTGMSHIGFRIARSI
- a CDS encoding HAD family hydrolase, with amino-acid sequence MSEHLQSWREGAARTAIVGFVESVTTGHDAVPSEQRIAVFDNDGTLWTEKPMPTQLHYIVEQWAAAARADPALAAQQPYKAAVDRDFAWLGGAIDKHYAGDDSDLHTLIGALVRTTVNLSVDDYQAAVEAFYRDARHLTLARAYPTVVYQPMVELLRYLEANGFTCYIVSGGDRDFMRPMTVDAYGIPPERVIGSAVGLHYDTTTNDVRYGEHFDFFDDGPEKPLRIWTRIGRRPLLAAGNSNGDIPMLRYVQKHPRSLSLVVHHDDDTGRGDAPYDKGAETVLGEAGTSGFTRVSVKDDWASVFAP
- a CDS encoding DHA2 family efflux MFS transporter permease subunit: MDRYLRLRWVGLVFISIAVSLIIVDSTIVNVAIPAIVDDLGITSTEVQWVQEAYTLVFAALLLVFGSLADRFGRRRVMVTGVIVFAAASVLAALAADGGLLILARLLQGVGGAMILPTTLSIINATFRGRERGIAFAVWGSTIGGMAAVGPLLGGWLTTDFSWRWAFGINIPLGILVVIGVLLTVAESRSDRTDRIDGVGALLSIVTMGSLVFGLIEGRTYGWWLVDQRPQIGDWTWPWDLSPIPIAFALAIAGLIAFIAWGVGRQRRGKSTLLALRLFSIRSFRNGNIAAGVVALGEFGIILALPLWLQFVLGFDALQTGLLLLALAGGSFVASGAAGATSGRIAPVWIVRAGLIAEIIGVAGIGFLIAPEASWVPIIPFLFIYGLGVGLATAQLTGVVLADVPVADSGAASGTQSTSRQLGAALGVAILGTVLFTSTAGILSSSLDERGLPAAQRDQVVSAVVDSAGAAISGLEAKPDTADIAADAKAAFSDGTRYAAWTAAGFLALGLLSTISLGATAGRARASDDEASGEDEEAETAGEDAR
- a CDS encoding HAD-IC family P-type ATPase is translated as MEATASATDDNATDADPRVGLSSAQVARLTAAGETNAFTGDSSRSAWNIVRANVFTLFNGIVGACFLVLLLLGRWQDALFGLAAFGNAIIGCWQEFRAKASLDRLALLNAPRARVRREGQEHEIAPAEVVRGDILILRAGDQVTADAVVLEHRALQIDESMLTGESDAVDKKDGDEALSGSIVVAGEGVARAVRVGADSYVNKFAAEAKRFSLVASELRTSVDRVLKWVGWGIGPIGLLVLNAQMMVAGGWVSAVQSGTWTQAIVNTISALTAMIPLGLVLMTSIAFAVGAARLAARQVLVNELPAVEGLARVDIICLDKTGTLTEGELAYRDLERLDADTAGWEDALSWFGAAPDANATARCLRAPYPASAPREASVYISFSSARKWSALALADRPDEIWVLGAPEMVLGDVATDAGTAVGEAVTRLAAAGLRTLVLAVSTASYPTDAQTAESLPTGLAPVAVITFSEKVRPDAAQTLSYFRDQGVGVRVISGDNPRTVAAIARQVGLDVSDGYDARELPDDDAALSDVLEAHTVFGRVTPEQKKRMVVALQARGHTVAMTGDGVNDALAIKTADIGIAMNSGSPATKAVARLVLLDGQFSHLPDVVAEGRQVIANIERVSMLFLTKTIYATTLAVLFGIMVLEFPFLPRQLSITDGLTIGIPAFFLALMPNTQRYVPGFLRRSLTFAIPAGLLIAIALTVYTRAAMALGVSEPQLRTGSTIILAIVGIWVLAVLARPLNRYKVLVVGAMFVALATIFTVPLSTEFFQLTDPGEEAAYLIALVTVLTILAIEIVRLVHRRVLARSALREVA